In Syntrophorhabdaceae bacterium, the genomic stretch CTATTGTGCTCATCGGGTAACTTGGTTCCTCGGAGAGATAGTAACAGCGAAAGGCATGGTAAAGAGAAAATATGTACAAAACAATCAGCACCTCGTTGATCTGGATGCATGGACAGAACTCCCGGATGGGAAAAAGTGTACTGTAGGTGAAGGCACTGTGAAACTCATTTCAAAAGCAGATTAGGAAATAGTTCGTTTTGAAGGAGACGAAGAAGAACAACGTGCAAGCAACCAAAACGATGGGCTATCAGTTGGCAGTTATTTCACTAGCGGTCATGAGTCTGTTGTTTGTCTTTGGTACGCAAACAAAACCGCAATACGGCGGAACTCTTCGAGTCTCAGACCGTTATGAAGGCGCTCTAATCGGTCATCCTCCGAAAATGACTAAGACGCTTTTTGCTATGCGACAGGAGTTTCCCGCGCTTGAAACCCTTTTGCGTGTGAATAAGAGGGACCAGCTTATACCGTGGATCGCCAAGGCATTCGAGGAAGATGCTAAAGCCAAAACGATTGCTCTCACACTTAGAACGGGTGTCAAATTTTACGACAATATAGATTTTGATTCGGATGCCGTAAAATGGAACCTCGATCAGCGCATTGTTGTAAAAACAGTTGGCAAAGGAAGGATCAATTCAGCTGAGGTTGTGAATAAATCGACGGTCAAGATAACTCTGTCGGACTGGGACCGCACTTTCACTCGTAATCTTACGTGGTTTTTGGGTCTGATCATGCCTCCCGCGCAGATCGGCAAATATACGCAAATAGTCTACCAGGGTGGCAAGTGGGAGGGGCTCATCCAGGCTCAACCCACTGGAAATCCTGACGTGGTCGTTACGATGTCTAACCATTACGGCGGGGTGGTAAGCAATTTACTTTGATGAGCGCTCCTGATGACTACTCCAGGCATTACATGATGCAATTGGCGCGAGAGACCCAAAGAAGTAAGGCCAAAAACATTAAGACGGTTATGAAATTGATAATTGACAGGCATGCATTCACTATTCCGCTCCACTTTATGCCGGATTATGTAACGGCGAATAAGAGAGTGCACGATCATGGAATACTGGGGACACCACAAACGGACCTTTGGGCGCCGGAACATGCGTGGTTAGAAAAATAGCCTTACAGGGATTCGATTTTTCTTTAAGACGCTTAACGGACGAGTAATAAGGAGATTGGAACTATGGCCAAGCTTATCGATCAACTGACGGATCACATTCTGCATACGCGTTACGAAGAGTTAAGTAATGAGGTAATCGATGCAGGAAAAAAACGCATCATCGATGCAATAAGCTGTACCATTGGAGGTGCCAACGGTTCCGGCAATAAGGCCCTTCTGGACCTGATTCGCGGGTGGGGGGGGCGCAGGGAAGCTACCATTCTGGCCCACGGGGATAAGGTGCCGCTTCCCAATGCCGCGATGATGAACTCTATCATGACCCGGTCCTTTGATTTCGAAGTCACAGGACCCGAACCCGAAGGGAGAAACGCGGGGAAAATGGTGGGTCACGTGGCAAGCACGACGGAACCGGCGGCAGTTTCAATATCGGAGTATACCGGAGCCTCAGGCAAGGAGATGATTGCTGCGGTGGTGCTTGGTGGTGATCTGGCGGCCAGACTCGCTGTTGCCGACGATTTCAATTTTGTCACTTCTTTTGAAGCCTGTGGGACTGTCAATGCGTTTGGTGCTACGGCGATTGCGGGCAGACTAATGCATCTCGATCACGCACAGATGGTCAATGCCTTCGGTATTCTTGTTAAT encodes the following:
- a CDS encoding ABC transporter substrate-binding protein, with amino-acid sequence MKETKKNNVQATKTMGYQLAVISLAVMSLLFVFGTQTKPQYGGTLRVSDRYEGALIGHPPKMTKTLFAMRQEFPALETLLRVNKRDQLIPWIAKAFEEDAKAKTIALTLRTGVKFYDNIDFDSDAVKWNLDQRIVVKTVGKGRINSAEVVNKSTVKITLSDWDRTFTRNLTWFLGLIMPPAQIGKYTQIVYQGGKWEGLIQAQPTGNPDVVVTMSNHYGGVVSNLL